The region AAATTTGAAAGAAATGTTGTCTGATGCGCTTGATTTTACAGCTCAATCTAAAATTGAAACTCTAGATTTCTCAGAAGCGGAACAAGCAGAACTCAGATCGAATGATCTCTTAGCCTTTGTCCAAGCTGATGAAGTAGAGCATGAAACAGCTGGCCAAATTGAGATTGCTGAAATAGCCCAGGCTAATTTGCCTAACAAGTCACTTAAGACTGATTTACAGGATTATTTAGCAATGACGGCATTGAACCAAGCTGCAAGTAACGATACAGATGGAAATTTTGTTAGCTTGATGACTTTACATGCTGCTAAAGGCTTAGAGTTTAACAACGTTTATATTGTCGGCATGGAAGAAAATATTTTCCCTGGTGCTCGCTCACTCAGTACGCAAGCTGGCTTAGAAGAAGAAAGACGTTTAGCGTATGTAGGTGTAACTAGAGCGCGCCAGAACTTGTGCTTAACTTCGACAGCTGAACGTTTGCTATATGGTAGTACGACGTATAATCTCTTGTCACGTTTCGTCAAAGAAATCCCTAAAGAGCTGATACAAGAGAAATATGCTAGTCGCAAGAATGACGATTACGATCTTTTCGCTTATAACGATACGAAAAGAGGCTCATTTGGCCGCAATTATGGCGGGAATAACGGTGGCAATTATAGCGGAAATTCAACTTGGTCAATTAGAAGACAGGCGCCAATTAGTATTGAGCCGCTTAATTCTACGCAAGTTAAGCCTAAACCTGCTGTAAGTGACGCTATGAGCCAACTGAAACGCATCAAAGCCAATAAGGTAGCTGGTTCAAGTTCAGCAAAGTTGACCAGTTTAGCAAGTAAGCAAAGCAAAGATGAACTTAAACTAGCTGATATTAAAGTAAATCAGCAGGTTAAGCATAGCCGCTTGGGAATTGCGACTGTTAAACAGATTGAGCCAGTTGCAGGTGATGCTATTTTAGTTTTGCAATTTAATAATGGTGAAACTAAGCGAATGATGGCTAAAACAGCGCATTTACACGCTATTTAGGAGTGTTTATGGAAGATAATAAGCAATATACATTTTACGCAATGCTAAATCGTTTGCATTTAATTGAGCGCTGGAGTTTGATGCAATGCAGAGAAAGTGAAAATGTCTGCGAACATTCATATCAGGTAGCTTTGATTGTGCAAGCACTTTATTACATTCGGGAACAGAAATTAGTTGAATGTAAGCAATCTGAAATTCATTTGGATTTAGCCAATCTTTTACAGATGGCATTACTGCATGATGCTACGGAAGTTATTACTGGCGATTTGCCAACGCCTGTTAAGTACTATAATCCAGAACTTAAGCAGGCCTATTCCTTGGTTGAATCGATTGCAGCTAACAGATTAATTGATCTATTACCTGCTAAATTACAGCCAGTTTATCTAAAATTTATTTGCCCTGAGCACAAGACAGATGAACAGTGCCTAGCTCGCTTGTTTGTCAAAGCGGCCGACAAAATCAGTGCCTTAATTAAATGTATGCAAGAATTAGCCTTAGGTAATGAAGAGTTTAAGCAGGCTGAAGCTAAGACACGCAAACGCATTCAAGCCTTAAAATTGCCAGAAGCTGATTATTTTGTTTCCCATTTTGTACCAGCCTATGCTTTATCGTTAGATGATTTGAATAAGCAAAGCTTAGATGAAGAATCAAAAGAGAGTAGTATCTTAAAAGATGAATACAGAATTAAATAAACTTATTTTTGACAAGCAGCTTTTGACGTTTAAGCGCCTTGAAAATCTGTTAGCCATATCTTTACTAAGCTACCTTATCTGCTTAGTTGGCCTGAAATACTGTTCGTTTTTAGCTAGTTATATT is a window of Amygdalobacter nucleatus DNA encoding:
- the yfbR gene encoding 5'-deoxynucleotidase; translation: MEDNKQYTFYAMLNRLHLIERWSLMQCRESENVCEHSYQVALIVQALYYIREQKLVECKQSEIHLDLANLLQMALLHDATEVITGDLPTPVKYYNPELKQAYSLVESIAANRLIDLLPAKLQPVYLKFICPEHKTDEQCLARLFVKAADKISALIKCMQELALGNEEFKQAEAKTRKRIQALKLPEADYFVSHFVPAYALSLDDLNKQSLDEESKESSILKDEYRIK